The Comamonas endophytica sequence AAGATACTGCGCCGCTGCATCGAATCGCTTTTCGAGCGCACGCGCTGGCGGCATTTCGAAGTGGTGATCCTGGACAACGGCTCGGTGGAGCCGCACACATGCGCGTATCTGCAGCAGTTGCAGGACCAGCCGGGCGTGCGCGTCATACGGCACGATGCGCCCTTCAACTTCTCCGAGCTGAACAATATCGGCGTGCGCCATGCCCAGGGCGAGCTGCTGCTGTTCCTCAATGACGACACCGAGATCCTGCAGGAGGACTGGCTCGAGCGCATGGGCAGCTTCGCCCAGTTGCCCCATGTCGGGGCGGTGGGCGCCAAGCTGCTGTACCCGGGAGGCCGCCAGGTGCAGCACGCCGGCATCCTGAATCTGGAGGACGGCCCGGGGCATGCCTTCCTGCTGCAGGACGGCGACAGCCCCGGCTACTACATGCGCAATCTGCTGGAATACAACTGGCTGGCCGTGACCGGTGCCTGCCTGATGGTGGCGCGGGACAGGTTCGAGGCGGTCGATGGCTTCGACGAGACCCTGCCCATTGCCTACAACGATGTGGACCTGTGCATGCGGCTGCATGGCGCGGGCTTCTACAACGTGGTGTGCCAGGCGGTGCGTCTGACGCACCATGAATCCGTGAGCCGCGGCGTGGACCATATCGACCAGGCCAAGCGCGAGCGCCTCAAGCGCGAGCTGGCCCATCTCTACGAGAAGAACCCGCGCTTTTTCCTCTGCGATCCCTTCCATAACCCCAATCTGCATCCGAACGGGATTCAATTCGAGGTACCCCAATGACGCACAGCGTGGAAAGCAAGCCCGGCCTGACCGAGGCCCTCGCGGCCCTGGAGAACATTCCCGGCCATGCCGAATTGGGCGCGATGCTGGAGCGGGCCGAAGCGGTCTCCTTCGATTTCTTCGACACCCTGTTCATCCGTCCCCTGGCCCATCCCGAGGATGCATTCGATCTGCTGGGCCGCAGGTTCGGGATCGATGATTTCCGCGCGCGCCGCCGCGCCGCACAGGTCGAGGCCTTCCGCCGCATGCTGGACGCCGGACGCAAGGAAATCACGCTGGCGGACATCTATGGGTGTTTTTCCGAAATGCCGGTTCCCTGCGCCGACCTGATGCAGGCGGAATATGCGCTGGAGACGGCCCTGATCGAGCCGAATCCGGAAATGTTCGCCTTGTTCCGCGCCCTGATCGAGGCCGGAAAGACGGTGGTCGTGACCTCGGACATGTACCTGTCGGCGGACTTCTTCATCGAAGCCTTGCGGCCCCATGGCCTGGCGCATCTGCCGATGTTCATTTCCGCGGATTGCAACGCGACGAAACGCGACTGCGGAGAGCTGTTCGAGGTCCTGATCGAAAGGCTGGGCGTGCCGGCCGGCAAGATCCTGCACATTGGCGACAACCTGCAGGCCGATGTCACGCGCCCGCGCGAGAAAGGGTTGATGGCCTTCCATTACCGCGAATCGCGCGCGCAGGTGGTCAGGAAGAATGCCTCGCTGGCAACGTCCATCGGCCACGGGCTGCTGCGCACCCGTGCGCGCGAGGTTCCGGCCGGCTCGTATGCCGAGCTGGGATTCATCTATGGCGGAGCGGCCAATGCCGGCTTCCTCCAGTGGATCGGGGAACGCGCCCGCGTGGATGGCATCGACCATGTGCTGTTCCTCTCGCGCGATGGCTACGCGCTGGAGCGGCTGGCCCGCAAGACCGCGGAAGGCGAGCTTCCCAGCTTCTGTTATTTCCTGGGCTCGCGCACCGCCTACAACCTGGCGGCCATCAACGCGGACAATTTCGGGCAGTTCATTCCCTTCCTGCTGTCCGGCTCGGACGGCCTCGCGCCCTGCGAGCTGCTGGAGCGCATCGGCGTGCAGCCGCCAGCCGCGCAGGTCATGCAGGACCTGGGCCTGGGCGCGCAGGTGCGCGTGAGCGTTGCCCTGCACGAGAAGCTGGCAAGCTTCCTGTATGCCTGGCGCTGGGAAATCCTCAAGGTCTGCCGGCGCAACCGCCGGGCACTGCATTCCTACCTGCGGCAGCTGGGCATCCGCCAGGGCAGCCGGGTGGCGCTGGTGGATGTGGGGTGGAGCG is a genomic window containing:
- a CDS encoding HAD family hydrolase, with amino-acid sequence MTHSVESKPGLTEALAALENIPGHAELGAMLERAEAVSFDFFDTLFIRPLAHPEDAFDLLGRRFGIDDFRARRRAAQVEAFRRMLDAGRKEITLADIYGCFSEMPVPCADLMQAEYALETALIEPNPEMFALFRALIEAGKTVVVTSDMYLSADFFIEALRPHGLAHLPMFISADCNATKRDCGELFEVLIERLGVPAGKILHIGDNLQADVTRPREKGLMAFHYRESRAQVVRKNASLATSIGHGLLRTRAREVPAGSYAELGFIYGGAANAGFLQWIGERARVDGIDHVLFLSRDGYALERLARKTAEGELPSFCYFLGSRTAYNLAAINADNFGQFIPFLLSGSDGLAPCELLERIGVQPPAAQVMQDLGLGAQVRVSVALHEKLASFLYAWRWEILKVCRRNRRALHSYLRQLGIRQGSRVALVDVGWSGTTQEAFELAVRSLMDIEVFGYYFCLADTPERARREQNQRMSAMISAANTSPKAMAEIYANRAAVELFFSAPHHSVIGLQLGAGGIEPVLDPGRGKSGNLPQIAQEVIEGVEIFAEHYGALRQRLDIRANPLQIAWPLVELASDKDALSHDLLRQVKSFDAWGSSRNHELGFGDYRRSA